The segment CCTCCGCAGCTGCGAGCCCAGCAGGATGCGGCGGACCATGGACCCGCTGCCGCTGCTCCCGCTCCCCGGCTGATCTGTCACCATTCACGCCCACCTTCTCCCCGTGGCTCCAGCAGTCTGCCACTTAAAGGCTGCGTTGAGTACTTGAACGGTCACCCTCGATCGACACAACGTCCTCACGTGCATCGAGTCTTGCAAATGCACGTGCATCGGCCCTTGCATCGCCCTGGCGCGATCGGAGACGATGACCTACGTGCTGATATCGGGTGGTGCACATGTGGTCTGAGGGCGCGACAGTGTCGAAGCCGTTATGGAACGGGCTGGTCCCGGAGCGGTTGTCGTCGTCGAGCGCCACCTCCTGCGCGCTCCCGCCCCGCTTCGAAGCCGTAAGGGACGCACGGCGGTTCACCCGCTCCACCCTGCACCACTGGGGCCTGGAGGGCATCCTCGACGGCGTCGAGCTGGTCGCCTCCGAACTCGTCACCAATGCGCTGCGGTACGCCGTCCCCGACATGGCGCCGAACCTGCCGCCGGAGGCCCCCGCCGAGGCCCCCGTGCTTCTCAGCCTCGTCAGATGGTCCACGCGCGTGGTCTGCGCCGTGCGGGACCCCAGCAGCCACGGCCCGATTACCAGGATGGCCGACTTCGTCGCCGAATCGGGCCGCGGACTGCACCTCGTGGAATCCTTCAGTGAAACCTGGGGATGGCACCCGATAGGTGGTGCCGGGAAGGTCGTCTGGGCGCTTTTCCAACTGCCGGAAAAAACGCCGGAGAGCGACCGACCGTAACTTTTCGTCACGTCCGGGCGTCACATCAGGTGGTCGAACTCCCCGTCCTTCACACCGAGGATGAGCGACTCGATCTCGGCCCGCGTGTATACCAGCGCGGGACCGTCCGGGAAGCGTGAATTCCGTACCGCGACATCACCGTCGGGCAATGCGGCCAGTTCTACGCAAGTGCCGTTTGCGTTGCTGTGCCTGCTTTTCTGCCAGACGGCGTCCTGGAGCTCGGATGCCGCGATGCCGTTATACGTGTGGCGCATATGACTCTCCAGTGAGGAGTGAACTGCCGTACCAGATGGGGCAGATGATAGCCACGAAAGAAAACCTGTGCATCTGCACGTGCAAGTGCACGTGCAGTTACCGTGAGTGATAACCTGTGAAAAACCTGGAAGCGTTTGCACGCGTGCCCGCATATGAGACGCGTACACCTCAAGAACGGTTCACTCGGCGCGGTTTCTCCCGTCGGCGCGAAGAAAGTGCGGAGCGTCACACTTCCCCGGTCGGATACGATATTGACCGTCCGTAGAGGAAATCCTCACCCGCAGTAACGACTTGGGAGCAGCCGGCAATGGCTCGACACCTCATCACCAGCGCCCTTCCGTACATCAACGGGATCAAGCACCTGGGCAACATGGTGGGGTCCATGCTCCCGGCCGACGTCTACTCCCGTTACCTGCGCCAGCGCGGCCACGAGGTCCTCTACATCTGCGCCACCGACGAGCACGGCACCCCCGCCGAGCTGGCCGCCAAGGAGGCCGGCCTGCCGGTCGACACCTTCTGCGCCCAGCAGCACGACGCCCAGAAGGCGATCTACGACGGCTTCGCCCTGGCCTTCGACTACTTCGGCCGCAGCTCCTCCCCGCAGAACATCGAGATCACCCAGACCATCGCGCGCGCACTGAAGGCCAACGGCTTCATCGAGGAGCGCTCGATCAGCCAGGTCTTCTCCCTGGACGACGAGCGCTTCCTGCCCGACCGCTACATCGTCGGCACCTGCCCGCACTGCGGCTACGACAAGGCCCGCGGCGACCAGTGCGAGAACTGCACCCGCGTCCTGGACCCGACCGACCTCATCGACCCGCGCTCCGCGATCAGCGGCAGCAGCCGCCTTGAGGTCCGCGAAACCAAGCACCTCTTCCTCCTCCAGTCCAAGCTGGCCGACGAGGTCGAGGCCTGGGTCGACGAGCACGGCAAGGACTGGCCGGTGCTGGCCTCGTCGATCGCCCGCAAGTGGCTCAGCGAGGGCCTGCACGACCGCGCCATCACCCGCGACCTCGACTGGGGCGTCCCGGTCCCGGCCGACACCTGGCCCGAGCTGGCGGCCGAGGGCAAGGTCTTCTACGTCTGGTTCGACGCGCCCATCGAGTACATCGGCGCGACGAAGGAGTGGGCCGACGAGGACCCGGCCGACCGCGACTGGAAGTCCTGGTGGTACGACGTCGACACCGACGTCCGCTACACCGAGTTCATGGCCAAGGACAACGTCCCCTTCCACACCGTCATGTTCCCGGCGACCCTGCTGGGCACCCGCGACAAGTGGAAGAAGGTCGACTACGTCAAGGCCTTCAACTGGCTTAACTACTACGGCGGCAAGTTCTCCACCTCGCAGCGCCGCGGCATCTTCACCGACGCCGCCCTGGAGATCCTGCCCGCCGACTACTGGCGCTACTTCCTCATCGCCAACGCCCCCGAGTCCGACGACACCTCCTTCACCTGGGAGCACTTCGCCTCCTCGGTCAACAAGGACCTCGCCGACACCCTCGGCAACTTCGTCAACCGCGTCCTGTCCTTCTCCCGCAAGCGCTTCGGCGACGACGTCCCGGCCGGCAGCGCCCCCGGCGACGCCGAGGCCAGGCTCGGCGAGCAGATCGCCGAACTGCTCACCGAGTACGAGGGCCACATGGAGTCCCTCCAGTTCCGCAAGGCCGCCCAGGCCCTGCGCGCCCTGTGGAGCGCCGGCAACTCCTACCTGGAGGAGAAGGCCCCCTGGATGGAGATCAAGACCGACCCCGACGGCGCCGCCCTGACCCTGCGCACCGCGATGAACCTCATCCACCTCTACGCGGTCGTCTCCGAGCCCTTCATCCCGGCCACGGCCGCCGCGATGCGCGGCGCCTTCGCCCTGGACGGCGACACCGCCGCCTGGGTCGGCCCCGACGAGGCCCGCGCCCTCGCCTCCGTCCCGGCCGGGACGCCCTTCACCGTCCCCCCGGTCCTCTTCGCCAAGATCACCGAGGACGACCTCGACTCCTACCGCGAGCGCTTCGGCGGCGACCCCGACCAGTAAGCCGATGACCAAGATCTGGTAAAGTCCGCGCACTTGTGCGAGGGCGGGGACCCTCCCAGGGATCAATGGGGAGGGACCTTCACCATGGGCCGTCATGCCCTGAGACGCGGACGCCTGGCGGCCGCCGTCTCCATCACATCGCTGGCCGTCGTGGCCGGACTCGTACCGCTCCTCGTCGATTCGGCGGCCGGCACCGCGCAGGCCGCCGAATCGACGAGGTCGCAGATAGTGGTCGACACTCCGCAGACGGCAACGCCCCGGCGTGAACGGCTGCTCGCCGCCGGGGAGACCGGCTTCCTGCACCGGCAGGGAGAGGTCAGCGGACTGCTGTGGACCAGCTACGCGGACGGGACCACGGTCGGCGTCGAAGGGCCGGACGGCGTCTACGAGCCGGATTCGCCCTGCTACTACATCAACGAGACCTGCCCCTCCGGCTGGTACGGGCAGGGCGCCGACACCGTCGCGCTGCCGGACCTCCGCGACAACGACCCCGTCTCCCTGTGGACCCCGGGCTCGGCCGACCTGAAGACCGTCGACCTCTCCTCCACCGTCAGCACCGGCTCGACCGACTACATCGGTACGTTCGGCAGCACCGTCGTCGCCTACGACCAGGACTCGGTCATCCACGAAGAGGATGTGGCCGACCAGTGGCTGGAGCTCAACGACTTCGTCGACGGCAAGCAGCGCAACCGCGTCGTGACCGGCTATCCGGCGGGTGCCTCGCGCTATGTCGGGTCGCAGACCGGTGACGCGTCCGGTGCCCTGATTGTGTACACCCTGGAGAGCACGCTGCGCATCGGGTACCTCGACTTCGCGACGGCCAAGTTCACCGAGGCCTTCACCGGGGTCGACAACTCCCCACAGCTGATCCTGACCGCCGACCGCGTGGGCTGGTACACGGCGGCCTCCGGCCTCCATCTCAAGCCCCGCACCGACCTCACCGCCGAGGAGACGGTGCCGGTCGCGGGCGGTGCCACCACGGGCGGCCTGCCGGTGCTCGTCGGGGACTGGCTGCTGCTGGGCACCGTGGCGGTCTCCCTGACCGACGGCTCGGCCCGGACGCTGTTGTCCAGCGCTTACGGCAACCCGCTCGCCACCCCCGACGGCGGTGCGCTCGTCGCGGGCGGCACGGGCACCACCGACTGGTGGGTCCAGCGGGTCACCCAGGGCGCGGACGGCACCCTTGAGCTGACCAAGGTGCTCAAGGTTCCCCCGTACGAGAAGGACACCACGGGCCTGGCCCTGAGCCGCGGCCACCTGCGCATCGCGAAGGCCACCGGCAGCAGCGGCGACTCCACCACGACCAACCGGACGCTGTCCACCGCGAGCGACGGCACGCTCAGCGCGTCCGCCGCCACCGAAGGCCAGCAGGCCGTTGCCGACTGCCCCTACGCGGACACCGCCTGTGCCGGGCTGTGGGGCGACACCACAGAGGGCGATGTCGGGCTGATCACCTACTACGACGACGAGTCCGGTTACGAAGACGCCGACAGGCTGGTCACCCACGACGACACGGCGGGCTCCAGCAGCTACGTCCTTGAGTTCGGCACGCACGAGGGGCGGATCGTCGACGTCTCCGACGAGTGGGCGGTCTACAACTCCGGCGGCACCTCTCCGGCGCAGTACGTCGGCGAGTTCGGCCAGGGCCAGCAGCTGAAGCGGTCCATCCGGGCCGCCGCCCTTGACGGCCCCACCCTGTGGAGCGCCACCTCGACCGCCGGCCAGCTCACCTCGTACAGCCTGGAGACCGAGAAGACCCTCAGCACGGTCCAGACCGGCTCCGGCTGCGTACCGGACGAACTCCAGGCCGTCGGGCACTGGGTGTACTGGAGCTGCGCGACCACCGGCAAGGCCGGGGTGTACGACACCACGGCCAAGACCTCGGTGCCGGTGACCCCCGGCGACGTACTGCTCGGCGACGGCTTCACCGTCCGCCACGACCACACCGCGGACACCCTGGTCCTCACCGACGCCGCGACAGCGGCCACGAGCGTGCTCGCCAGCGCCGTGCCCGACAGCGGCCTGGCCGCCGACCGGCGCTACCGCTGGACGGTCGACGAGTACACCGGCCTGGTCGCCTGGACCGGCGCCCTGGAACAGGTCCACGTCAGCACGACCGGCGTGACGCCCTCCAACCCGACGGCGTACACCTCCTGGGGCGACTACTACCTGTACCCCAAGGTCTCCGACGCCGACTACAAGACCTGGAACGGCTACTGGCTGCTGTCCCGCCCGGTCTCCTCCTGGAGCGTGACCTTCACCTCCGTCCAGGGCGGCGTCACGCACACCATCACCGGCGGACCGGCCACGGCCTACGTGTCCGCCGCCTGGAACGGAAAGACCGCCTCCGGCGCATACCTCCCCAACGGGGAGTTCACCTGGAAGCTCAAGGCCACCGGCCTCGGCAGCGCGACCGCGGCGACCGTGAAATCCGGGTCCGTGTTCATGTCGGGCGGCGCCGCCGTCCGGCGGGACTACGGCAGCATCGACGGCGTCGACGGGCGGGGTGATCTGATCACCCTCAGCTCGTCCGGCGCGCTGACCTACCGCTTCGGAACGAAGTTCACGGAGCCCCGGGCGGGCACCGGCTGGCCCAGCACCATCAAGGCCGTCCCCTTCGGCGACCTCAGCGGGGACCGCTGCAACGATCTCCTCGTACGCCTCGCCAGCGGCGCCCTGCGCCTGTACAAGCCCGGCTGTGGCAGCGCGGCCAAGCCCAGCACCGCGTACACCGCGCTCGGCACGGGCTGGAACCAGTACGACATCCTCACCTCCCCCGGCGACCTGACCGGCGACGGCCGCGCCGATCTGATCGCCCGCAACTCCTCCACCGGCGACGTCTACCTCTACAAGGCCACCAGCGCCGGCAAGCTGTCGGCCCGCGTCAAGCTCTACTCCAACTGGAAGGGCTACAAGAAGATCATCGGCGCCGGCGACCTCAACGGCGACGGCCGCGGCGACCTGCTCGCCCAGGACAAGTCCAACGAGCTCTGGCGCTACTACGGCACCGGCACGGGCACCTTCGGCGCCAGGACCAAGCTCTTCAACGACTGGGGCGCCTCCTACAACGTGATCATCGGCGTCAACGACATCACCGACGACGGCAAGGCCGACCTGGTCTCCCGCGACTCCTCCGGCACCCTGTGGCGCAACGCCGGCAACGGCGCCGGGTCCTTCGGCGGCCGTACGAAGATCAGCACGGGCTGGGGAAGCTACAAGGCCCTGTTCTGACAGCGCGCGACAAGCGCACACGACAGCGCCCCCGGAAGCCTGAGGCTTCCGGGGGCGCTGTCGTGCGTGCGGCGTTACTTCGCCGGCTTCGCCGCCGGCTTGCGCAGCGAGAGGTGCAGCTCCCTCAGCCGCGTGTCGTCGACCTCGCTCGGGGCGCCCATGAGCAGGTCCTGGGCGTGCTGGTTGAGCGGGAAGGCGATGGTCTCGCGGATGTTGGGCTCGTCGGCCAGCAGCATGACCATGCGGTCGACGCCGGGGGCGATGCCGCCGTGCGGCGGGGCGCCGAAGTGGAAGGCGCGGAGCATGCCGCCGAACTCGTGCTCGACGGTGTCGCGGTCGTAGCCGGCGATGGCGAACGCCTTGTACATGACGTCGGGCTCGTGGTTCCGGATCGCACCGGAGGACAGCTCGACGCCGTTGCAGACGATGTCGTACTGCCAGGCCAGGATGTCCAGCGGGTCCTTGGTCTCCAGCGCCTCCAGGCCGCCCTGCGGCATGGAGAAGGGGTTGTGGGAGAACTCGATCTGCCCGGTGTCCTCGTTCTTCTCGAACATCGGGAAGTCGACGATCCAGCAGAAGCGGAAGACGCCGTCCTCGAAGTGCCCGGCCCGCTTGGCGGCCTCGACGCGCACCGGGCTCATG is part of the Streptomyces sp. NBC_01262 genome and harbors:
- a CDS encoding ATP-binding protein produces the protein MWSEGATVSKPLWNGLVPERLSSSSATSCALPPRFEAVRDARRFTRSTLHHWGLEGILDGVELVASELVTNALRYAVPDMAPNLPPEAPAEAPVLLSLVRWSTRVVCAVRDPSSHGPITRMADFVAESGRGLHLVESFSETWGWHPIGGAGKVVWALFQLPEKTPESDRP
- a CDS encoding DUF397 domain-containing protein translates to MRHTYNGIAASELQDAVWQKSRHSNANGTCVELAALPDGDVAVRNSRFPDGPALVYTRAEIESLILGVKDGEFDHLM
- the metG gene encoding methionine--tRNA ligase, whose protein sequence is MARHLITSALPYINGIKHLGNMVGSMLPADVYSRYLRQRGHEVLYICATDEHGTPAELAAKEAGLPVDTFCAQQHDAQKAIYDGFALAFDYFGRSSSPQNIEITQTIARALKANGFIEERSISQVFSLDDERFLPDRYIVGTCPHCGYDKARGDQCENCTRVLDPTDLIDPRSAISGSSRLEVRETKHLFLLQSKLADEVEAWVDEHGKDWPVLASSIARKWLSEGLHDRAITRDLDWGVPVPADTWPELAAEGKVFYVWFDAPIEYIGATKEWADEDPADRDWKSWWYDVDTDVRYTEFMAKDNVPFHTVMFPATLLGTRDKWKKVDYVKAFNWLNYYGGKFSTSQRRGIFTDAALEILPADYWRYFLIANAPESDDTSFTWEHFASSVNKDLADTLGNFVNRVLSFSRKRFGDDVPAGSAPGDAEARLGEQIAELLTEYEGHMESLQFRKAAQALRALWSAGNSYLEEKAPWMEIKTDPDGAALTLRTAMNLIHLYAVVSEPFIPATAAAMRGAFALDGDTAAWVGPDEARALASVPAGTPFTVPPVLFAKITEDDLDSYRERFGGDPDQ
- a CDS encoding FG-GAP-like repeat-containing protein, with the protein product MGRHALRRGRLAAAVSITSLAVVAGLVPLLVDSAAGTAQAAESTRSQIVVDTPQTATPRRERLLAAGETGFLHRQGEVSGLLWTSYADGTTVGVEGPDGVYEPDSPCYYINETCPSGWYGQGADTVALPDLRDNDPVSLWTPGSADLKTVDLSSTVSTGSTDYIGTFGSTVVAYDQDSVIHEEDVADQWLELNDFVDGKQRNRVVTGYPAGASRYVGSQTGDASGALIVYTLESTLRIGYLDFATAKFTEAFTGVDNSPQLILTADRVGWYTAASGLHLKPRTDLTAEETVPVAGGATTGGLPVLVGDWLLLGTVAVSLTDGSARTLLSSAYGNPLATPDGGALVAGGTGTTDWWVQRVTQGADGTLELTKVLKVPPYEKDTTGLALSRGHLRIAKATGSSGDSTTTNRTLSTASDGTLSASAATEGQQAVADCPYADTACAGLWGDTTEGDVGLITYYDDESGYEDADRLVTHDDTAGSSSYVLEFGTHEGRIVDVSDEWAVYNSGGTSPAQYVGEFGQGQQLKRSIRAAALDGPTLWSATSTAGQLTSYSLETEKTLSTVQTGSGCVPDELQAVGHWVYWSCATTGKAGVYDTTAKTSVPVTPGDVLLGDGFTVRHDHTADTLVLTDAATAATSVLASAVPDSGLAADRRYRWTVDEYTGLVAWTGALEQVHVSTTGVTPSNPTAYTSWGDYYLYPKVSDADYKTWNGYWLLSRPVSSWSVTFTSVQGGVTHTITGGPATAYVSAAWNGKTASGAYLPNGEFTWKLKATGLGSATAATVKSGSVFMSGGAAVRRDYGSIDGVDGRGDLITLSSSGALTYRFGTKFTEPRAGTGWPSTIKAVPFGDLSGDRCNDLLVRLASGALRLYKPGCGSAAKPSTAYTALGTGWNQYDILTSPGDLTGDGRADLIARNSSTGDVYLYKATSAGKLSARVKLYSNWKGYKKIIGAGDLNGDGRGDLLAQDKSNELWRYYGTGTGTFGARTKLFNDWGASYNVIIGVNDITDDGKADLVSRDSSGTLWRNAGNGAGSFGGRTKISTGWGSYKALF